CAGCCCTCTTCCAACAACAGCAAGAACAGCCCAGCGGGCAAGCAGAACAGCAGAGCCAACAAACACAATAGATAGTCAATATCCTTGACAGCACTTGTTGCATGGGAACGCCTGCAAGCTGTTAGAGTATTTGCACTTCTTAGGCCCTTGTTTGCTACACATTGCAATATAATGACTGATAGAATTACCTCTTAGCCTAGCATGTATGTGAGGTGGCATGGAGGGTTTGACGGGTATACCACATCCACAGCCGACGAGGTTTAAGCCTGTATCATGGCGTGAAGTTGAGGAGGGCTGCGCCCACATAGCCGAGAAGATTCTCGCTACGAACCTTAATGTAGATGTGATCGTCGGCATCCTGCGGGGCGGCTGGATACCGGCAAGACTCCTCTCTGACTACCTAGGCGTAGACACTATGGGCGCACTCGAGGTAAAGTTCTACCGGGGTGTTGGCGAGACAGCAGAGAAACCTGTTATAACACAGCCGCTCATAGTGAATGTTAGGGATAAGGTTGTACTTGTAGTTGACGATGTCTCCGATACCGGTAAGACGCTTACCGTGGCAGTGAACTTCCTAATGCACTATGGCCCGAGAAAGATAGTAACTGCTACACTCTATGTTAAACCGTGGTCCATGTATAGGCCAGACTTCTACCACAGCGAGACTGATGCATGGATAATATTCCCCTGGGATAAGGCTGAAACTGTTGTAGAGCTTGTAGCAAAACGTGGACTCAGCATAGAAGAGGTCTCAAAAATTACGGGTGAAAGCATTGACTTCATTAGAAGAATCTTTGAGACAAGGAATAAGGCTTCAACAACTAGTTCCAGGGCTGGGCAGGATTAGCCTCCTACTACTCTGCACGAGGACAGATGAGGAGCTAGAGAAGCTTGCAGACAGCCTTGAAGCTGATCGCAAATGTATAGTGGGCATTATACCCGTATCGCTGGCCTCAAGACATTCTCTTAAAGAGGTATTAGCCGCGACCATCGCCGTCTACGCCGCCTACGCTAGGGGCAAGAACATTGCGCGAAAGCCCGGCATAGACGTACTCCTATATCTTGCAGGAGAGAGAAATATCTCAAAGGTGCTTCAAAACTATCCATTACGCTACGGCGAGCCAACAGTTCTTGCAGTAGCCTGCAAGAATCCGGAAAGCTTGGATCTGCTTGCCAGGAAAGCTAAGCCAGCTACCAGCTGCAGCTTACGCAGAGAAACCGAACCGTTAATGCTTGCAAAAATAGCCGTCTTTCCTGTCGAGGCCAAAGTCTACAAGCTCCAGGCCTAGCCCCGGCCGCAGATACACCAAGGCTCTGGCAGGATACAAGATAAATCTCCCTCCGGAACCCATTAACATAATAGATATAGACGCCGAGCCCGGCAGAGGAGCCTGGACACATTGGCCTCTGGTGACAGGCTATGAAGTGGATACTTCTGGAAGAAGAGGAGGAATGGTGGGAAGAGGAAGAGGAGGAAGAGTGGTGGGAGGAAGAGGAGGAAGAAGAGGAGTGGGAGGAAGAAGAGTGGTAGGCTCGGCCAACCTTGCTTTCTTCATAGCCGTTTTTAGCTGGTAGCTCTGTGCCGTCACCACTCCTCACAGCCGTGAGCGAGTATACCTGGAGCCCTTGAATATATCCTTCCAGAGTAGCCGCGGCTGGGTCTACCCGGGTGTCGCCTAGTGGCAAGAATAGCTGTTATCGACTATGAACTCTGCAAGCCCAGTAAGTGCCACCGCGAGTGCATAGCATTCTGCCCTGTAAACCTGACAGGCGGCAAGGCGATAGAGTTCGACGAGGCTAGGAGGAAGCCGGTGATCTACGAGGAGACTTGCGTTGGCTGCGGTATATGTGTTAAGAAGTGCCCGTTTAAGGCTATAAGCATTGTTAACCTTCCCGACGAGCTTGAGAAAAGCGTCATCCACCGCTATGGTAGGAACGGGTTTAAGCTCTATGGGCTCCCCGTACCACGTGAGGGTAGGATACTTGGCATCATAGGTAAGAATGGTACTGGCAAGTCTACAGCACTACGCATCCTCTCGGGCGAGCTTAGGCCAAACCTCGGCCAGGTGGATGGAACCACACCCTCCTGGGATGAGGTTATCCGGAGGTTTAGAGGGACAGAGCTTCAAAACTACTTTAAGAAGCTAGCCGAGGGCTCAATAAAGGCAGCCCACAAGATACAGTATATAGACCTTGTACCCCGTCGGGTTAAGGGTACCGTGCGACAGCTACTAGAAAAGGCCGACGAGAGAGGGATATGGCGGGAGCTGGTAAAAGAGCTTGGACTCGAGAAGGTTCTGGACCGAGATATTAGGCAGCTTAGTGGTGGAGAGCTACAACGCTTCATGGTTGCAGCCGTGCTGAGCAAGGATGCAACCCTCTACCTCTTCGACGAGCCAAGCAGCTATCTTGATGTTAGGGAGAGGGTTAGGGTTGCCAGGACAATAAGGAGCTACGCGCCGAACAACAGCTATCTAGTCGTCGTAGAACACGACATCGCCATGCTCGACTACCTCTCAGATTACGTCGTAATCATGTATGGTGAACCCGGCGTATACGGCATAGCCTCAAAACCCTACGGCGTCCGAGCCGGCATAAACCACTTCCTAAGGGGCTACCTTCCAGCCGAAAACATGAGAATTAGAAGCGAACCAATAAGATACACCATAACAGCCACACCGAGCGAGACCACACTCAGCTTGAAAACATACATCTCCTGGTCCAAGCTAACAGTAAGCCTCAACGGCTTCCAGCTAAGGGTTGAGGAGGGAGAGCTACACGAGGGAGAAGTGCTAGGCGTAGTAGGACCAAACGGTATAGGTAAAACAACCTTTGTACGTGTACTGGCAGGAGAGCTCAAACCAACGGAGGGTAGTGTTTCAAAGCCTGCCGGAACCCTAAAGGTTAGCTACAAGCCACAGTATGTTAGCCCAAGCCTATTCGGCGAGGATAAAACCGTTGAGGAAGTGCTCGCCGAGGCCAACAAGTCTGTGCTAGCACCCGGCTCCTGGCTCAACGTGGAGATACTTAGAAGGATGAGACTCGACCGCCTCCTCGATCGCCGTGTAGGCGAGCTAAGCGGTGGAGAGCTTCAGAAGCTAGCAGTAGCAGTCGCACTAGCAAGAGAAGCTGACATCTACCTCCTTGACGAACCCTCAGCATACCTCGACGTGGAGGAGAGGCTAGCAGTAGCAAAGATCATTAAGAGGCTAACCGAAGCACGCGGTGCAGCAGCAATAGTTGTGGAGCACGACATAGCGGTACAAGACTACATTGCAAGCCGGATAATGGTGTTCACCGGTACTCCCGGCGTTGAAGGTCATGCACACCAACCAGCCTCGCTCTTCGATGGCATGAACACCTTTCTGAAAGAGCTAGGCATAACGATAAGGAAGGATCCTGAAACAGGTAGGCCGAGGATAAACAAGGAGGGAAGCTTCCTTGACAGGCTGCAGAAGAGATTAGGCAAGTACTACTACATACCTAGGCCAGGCGAGGAAGAGAAAGAGGGAGAGGAATGACCTAACATAATGCCTGACAGGAGGCAAGCCACACCTGACAGGCAACAAGTGTAGGGGCTACCTGGGCTATCAGCAAAGAGCTACACCTGACAGGCGAGCGTTGCGCGGGAGCTGGAATAGCGTGCTCCTAGGCCAGATAGCTGTCGGAGAAACGCCTTGGCCCCAAAGCTGCCGCTTGAGAGAAGGGCTGTCCGGCTTCAGGCAGCAAACAAGGTGCTTCTACCCCTTCTCTCCGGCGTGAAACGATTTTCCCGGCTCTGGCGTGCTTACAATCCACTACTTGCCGGGGTAAGCCGGGTAGACCAAACCCGCGACTATACAGTCACAATCCTGACCGTACACTTGCCAGCCAGTAACCCGCTAGTAGTAGCACTCTACACTAGCGCACAGGAAAGCAGACCAATAACGCCGAGCCAGCTAGGGCAGAGGATTGCAAGGCTACGAGCACAACTAGCGAAGCTGCGCGGCCGCGTATTCAACGCTGCCGACATAGTATACGCCATACTTGCACCTAGAGGCTTCACATCAGGAGCAATCAAGCTAGCTAGGAGGCTCGGAGTAAACACTGCAAGGAAGCCTGAAGAAGTTATACAGATACTTGCAAAATACCTCACAACGAGGCTGAACAGGCTATACCTACGACTCAAAGGCAAACTCATCTGGGGCGAGCTACCACTACTCATATATGCCCTGCAGGAACTAGCAGCTGCACTAGGAACCAAGCACAGAGTCATAGAGCCAGCACAAGCCCTCCAACTCGCAGAAAAAGGCGGATTCCTAACCTGAACCTCGGAGAGAACTACCCAATTCTCTAGAACCAGAGATTCAACTTTACCTCTTTTGAGTGACATCCTTCACTCTTCAACCCAAAGAAGCTAAAGAATATCAGAAGGTTACCTCGATCCTACTTCAAGTCCTAGCCTCTACTCCCGCTATCCTATAACTCGTAGACCAACAACTATAGCTCAACTATGAGATGACCGGGTCAACTTGTATAGCCAGCTTAGCGGAAGGTAGTGTCTACCACAAGGACTTTCCGCGGACTAGTATTGGTTCGTCTTCCTAGAAACATTCCTTGTGTAGATCTTACAGATGCTGTAAGCGGTCTTGTAGTATCCCGATATTATATCGACTGTATCACCATGGAGAGCCACTCCTATCAACTAACGCTCAGGTAAATACTTGGAGCGAAGTATACTATAGGTCTAACATGTTTAGGTTGCTGCTAAGCTATAATCACACCATAGCCTTTATAATACTCTTGGGAAGCCTGACAGGATGCTTAGCAGCGGATATCGTCTAGTTACCAGTTTAAAGCCATATGTTGCTATGACTGCCAGAATAACTCTAAGCATTCTTTCCTTACTTATAACATATAGGATATATAGGAGCGGGGATACTCAGTCAGCTTCTTCGCCATCTGCTTCTTGCCTCCCAGTATTACAGATTGTTTCAAGGGCTCCTCCTGTCAGGTTGTACTATCTTGCTGTGTGGGTGAGACTTAAGGCTCTCCCATACATAGCTTAGTATGTATGGTGGTGTTTTGTGGGCGAGGAGCGTCGTGTAACTATAAGTGTTATCAAGGCTGATATAGGCAGCATTGCCGGTCACCATAAGGTACACCCTGACACTATTGCTGCTGCCACTCGCGTCCTCGCTGAGGCTAAGCGTAAGGGAACCATTATAGACTTCTACGTAACCCATGTGGGCGACGATCTACAGCTAATCATGACACATAGAAAGGGTGTTGATAGTCCTGAAATCCATGGCCTGGCGTGGGAGGCTTTCAAGAAGGCTGCGGAGGTAGCTAAGGAGCTAGGCCTTTATGCTGCTGGCCAGGACCTGCTAAGTGACGCCTTTTCAGGCAATGTTAGGGGGCTAGGTCCCGGCGTTGCCGAGATGGAGTTTGTTGAGAGGCCAAGTGAACCAATAGTGGTGTTCATGGCTGATAAGACCGAGCCTGGCGCTTTCAACCTTCCGCTATACAGAATATTTGCTGATCCATTCAATACTGCTGGCCTCGTAATAGACCCCAGGATGCATGATGGCTTTAAGTTCGAGGTCCTCGACGTTTTAGAGGGCAAGTATGTAGTGCTAAATGCGCCCGAGGAGCTCTACGACCTACTAGCACTCATAGGTACACCTAGCCGTTATGTGATAAAGAGGATCTACAGGAAGAGAGACAACGAGATAGCAGCTGTGGTCAGTGTTGAAAGGCTTAACTTGATAGCAGGAAGGTACGTGGGTAAGGACGATCCAGTAGCAATCGTTAGGGCGCAGAGCGGTTTCCCGGCTGTCGGCGAGATACTGGAGCCTTTCAGCTTTCCACACCTAGTTGCGGGCTGGATGAGGGGTAGCCACTGGGGCCCACTAATGCCTGTAAGCCTGCGCGACGCCAAGTGTACAAGGTTCGATGGTCCGCCGAGAATCGTAGCGCTAGGCTTCCAGGTAACCAAGGGCAAGCTCATAGGTCCTGTAGACCTATTCGACGACCCGGCATTCGACGAGGCTAGGAGGCTCGCACAGCAGATAGCAGACTACATGAGACGCCACGGCCCATTCATGCCGCACAGGCTAGGCCCAGAGGAGATGGAATACACGACATTGCCACAAGTACTGGAGAAGCTTAAGAACAGATTTGCCGAGGCTAAGGACTACGAGAAGTACATCAAGCCCAAGATTAAGAAAAGCGAACTACTCACGGGCGAGGAGACCCACGACTAACCCTAGGGTTTTTGCATACATAACTTTCGTATTCTTCGAACAGAAAATACATAATCCATCTTGTCCAACTCTACACGTTCCGGTGCAGGCCTTGTCCTCCGAGAGCAACTATGTAGCTCAACTCCTTAGAGAGATGGAGCGACACATACGTAATGAAGCCGTTAAAGCCCCCGAGCTATCTAAAAGATTCTTTGATCTTTTCGAAGCCATAAAGAAGCCTGGTGCTCTCGACACAAAAACAAGGAGCTAATAGCTGTAGCTGCTAGGTGCAAATACTGCATAGTACTCCATGTACGTGAAGCTCTACGTTCTGGCGCAAAACCTGAAGAGGTACGTGAGGCGGGCTGGGTTGCTGTGCTAATGTGCGGCGGCCCCTGCTTTGCGTACCTCAAAGTGTTAGAGGAGGCTCTGGACAGCCTAGCCAAGAGCTAGCTTGCTTCAGCAGCAATGGAGAAGACCACCATAACCTGCATTTCTTCGGAGTTCATTGACGTCCAATATGTGCCCGTAGAACCAGCGTACGCATAAGGGACCGTCTACGTACATAGATTTCTTCGAACCAGTCAGGGTGCTTCCCAGTAATATCAAAAGGAGCCGAGAATGCGTGCTCTTCATCTACATGGCGTTGATAACGCTTGACCAGCTGAGAGTGGTAGACTGTAAAACAGCAGGCACAAATCTCTAGATAGCATACTCACTTGCGAGCATGTTGACTTCGCAGTCGTAGAACTCCTCGGCTAGACGGAGTATAGACTCGAGTGTTGGCTTCCTTCTCACCTTGTAGATGAGCCTGCGGAGGGAGGGGTTGGAGTTTAAGAGCATTCTTACTATTTTTTCAAAGACTCCACGCCCATCACTGTTAAGCCAGCCCATTTTGTCAAAGTAATTGTGGTACTCTTCAAGTAGTATTCTTAACAAGTCGCAGGCTTCGCGGGGATATCCATCTCTGCAGCAGCTCAAGAGAGGATTTCACCTCCCACCCCTTGGTGTGGTGTGTCGGTTCCTGCCGGACTCATCACCTTAACCATCATCAGCGGGTGGGACGGTGCGGGGCCGCAGTAACAATCTACACTCCTCATCCGCCCTTATAGGGTGTTGCTCTGCTACTAGAATATCTCTTAGCACATGAGTTGCGAGCTAAGTGCTATTTATCATCCGTACTAGGTGTTAGCTAGTGATGCTATAGTGTTGTCAGCTATATAAACATAAAATTGATGCAACTCTATGCATAATAGCTGGTGTAACTTGTGACCGTTAGGATTAAACAGTGGCTTGAAAATGTTGGCGGTGGAGGGAAAAGCTACCGAGACTATAGTGGTGTTATAGCTAGGCTTGATCTCAACGAGCCCCCATTCCCGCCTTCGACACGAGTAATAGAAGCTGTAAAGGCTGAAGTTTTTAATGTCAATCGCTACCCGGAGCCAGGACTCATACGTAGGCTTGTAGAGCGCCTTGCTGAGTATAGCGATGTAGACGTTGACAACTTGGTCATTGGGACGGGTGCAGATTTGATTCTTCAGCAAACGTTTAATACTGTTGTTGAGCCTGGTTCCCTCGTGGTATATCCATATCCAGCATTCTTTGTCTATGACAAGATTATAGGTTTGCTTGGCGGTAAACCAGCTCGTATAGACCTCGTAGATGATGGTGATGTCTGGAAGCTCCCGCTAGAAAAGCTTGTCTCAGCGCTAGAGAGTAATGATGTACGTCTAGTCGTCATAGATAATCCGAATAATCCAACAGGCTCCCTACTCCTAGCCGATACTGCTGCGGCAAGGAGGATTCTTGATGCGGCCTCGGCTATTGGCGCCCTTGTAGTCATAGACGAGGCTTACTATGAGTTCTCCGGGGTTACATTTGCAAAGCTTGTGGATAGCTATGATAACCTCGTCGTAGTACGGACTATGAGCAAGGCCTTTGCCTTAGCTGGTATGAGGATAGGCTATGCGATAGCATCCCGTAAGATAGCTGGGATTCTCAGAAAACTGCTTCCGCCATTCCCTCCGAGACTTAGCATAGTAGCAGCACTAGCAGCCCTCGATGACATAGGGTATAGTAGGAAGCTAGTCGAGTGGGTTAAGCATGAGAGGGAATGGTTAAGGATCGAGCTAGCATCTATACCAGGTGTAAAGGTGTATCGTAGCACTACAAATTTCCTACTAGTACAGACTCCCGTGGAGAATGTTGTGGCAAAGCTGTCGGAGAAGGGTGTGGCTGTGCGCTCGGTACCGCTAGGCTCCGAGTGGATGAGGATCTCCGTCGGCTTACATGAGGAGAACCAGGCGGCGCTAGAGGCTCTCCGTGGTCTTGTTGTAGGAGATACAAGGCAAGCCAGTCAAGCTTGAAGTTTTTATTGTGGGTTCAATACGGACTCACACTGCTAACCACAACATTCGTAGTTATTAGCTTTCCAGAAAACGTTTTTGTAGTACAGTTTGCATCGACGGATGTTGTAGCTGCGCTAGCTGTGGCTTGCGATGTAATCAATCATCGCGGGCTCTCTGCTTCTACGTTAGGTCGTGTGAGAATGCTGTGCTGATAGGCCAGTTTAAGGGGGGTAACTGAGCACTCTATATGATTGGGGTCCGGAAAAGGTGCAGCCGCACATAGGGCAGCAAAAGGCAGAAGCTATACCCGAAACTGGATGGGTTGCGGCACTGAAAAGAATTCTAAATAGCCTCCAGGCTATTGTTTCAAGGGAGTTTTCAAGGCTTAGACGCGCAGGCACATGTAGCAGAGACTTCCTAGACTTTATAGATAGTCTTGAGGAGCGTGCAGCTAAAGAGATGGCTAACTATGGACTCCAGAAACTTAGTATTAGGGGTCCACCTCCTAAGGAGGATATCGTGCTCGGATGGTTTGCAATCGATAACATTGTAATCGAGCTAGGGCTCCGGGGAATCAACAAGTGTGGAGTCCTTGAAGAACTAACAGCGGGTAAGCCTCCGAGGGTCTATGCGAGAGTCTATGCTGAGGGACGTGTAGCATTCATACTTGAGGCAAGCCTTGAGGAGGAGCACATGGATACAGTGGAAGCCGGCTACATAATCTAGACACGGGCTAGGCTTGTTTAGCGTTACATCTAAATCTAAAGCTTGCGGTATGAGAGTGTACGGTGTGGACTAGATGATATTGTTTCGTAGAAAACATAGAGACTACCTAGTGCGTGTCGGCGCAGAGTTTAGCCTATTGTCTCCTGCCTTCGGCGATGGGGAGAGGATACCGGTAAAGTATACCTGCGATGGTGACGATGTCTCGCCTCCGCTTGAGTGGAGCGGGCAGCCAGGCTCGGCTGCAAGCTACCTACTCATAGTCTATGATCCCGACGCGCCGCTAGGCACGTTCATACACTGGGTGCTCTACGATATACCCGGCCAAGTAACAGCTCTGCCTGAAGGAGTGCCCAGGGATCCCGTAATTGAGGGTCTAGGTATTCAGGGACGGAACGATTTCGGGGGCATCGGCTACGGTGGACCCTGTCCTCCATCTGGCGATAAGCCGCACCGATACATCTTCGCGCTCCATGCACTTAGTGTAGAAAGTCTTGAATTAAAACCAGGTGCGACGGCTGCGGAGGTTCTTGAGCGTGCACGACAATACGTTGTAGGTTATGCGGTACTTGTCGGAACGTATTCCAGATAGGCTCTATGTTCCTTCTTTGCCGGTTGTGGAGGAGCCCAATCTACATATGGTATGGTTCTGGGATAGTGATATACAAGTTGATTTAGGCTCCGAGCTGGAACAGCAGAGGAGGTGTCTTCTGTCCAGTAACCAGTAGATGGGGCTAGAGCATTCGTGTGCTTTCAAAAAGCTAGGAGTCTAGATGACAAGCTATCTCCAGCGGTTGCGGTTACGAGTTGTGTATTACATTTCCTTCTAACGCTACTGCTAGCTGGCTTGGAAACTAATGCAAGATAGTAGTCGAACAGTGCAAGCAGGGATGTAGCATCAGCAAGGCTCCTTCACTAGCGTCTAGAGTGAAGTGTATGGCTAACTGCTACCCTGTCTTTGGCACTCTAGCCCAACCCTATAATAGTATTGGGCCTCATCATCGCTTACATCGTGCCATTCCAGGTAGGCGTCAGCTACGGCGAAGTAGGGGCCGCTACGTAGGTTGGCAACAGCTACCAGTTCAGTATACTTTGAAACCATTAGCGAGCCATCAATGCTGCCGGTTGGTGCAGCGGCAATTACTCTAGAGGCGCCGAGCTTACGCAAAAACTGTACGCCAACAGCCATAGTATAGCCAGTAGCGATCCCATCGTCCACGAGTAATACCGTCATGCCGTTGAGGCTTGGGTAGTTTGTTGATCCTCGTATACGCCTAGTGCGCTCCTCTATATAGTTACTCAGCTTTCGGGCAATGATTTTGACATCCTCCTTGCTGTAGCCTAGCCTCCCGGCAACATCCTCGTCGTAGAGCAATGTGCCGTCGAGAGCTACAGCGCCGAAGCCGGCCTCGCTTGTCCAAGGGAAAGTTATCTTCTTCACGACTATAGCGTCAAAGGCTACCCCGAGTTTGCATGCAGTAGTTGCCGCGACGGGTACCCCTCCAGCAGCAAGTCCAAAGACGTAGTCTGTCCTTACCCCGATAGCATGGATAAACTCTGCTAGCACCTCGCCAGCATGGATGCGATCCCGGAATACTGGCTGTTTCCAGCTAAGCTCTGAGCAGTAGACGACACGGTCTCCGCTGGGCTCGTAGGCTCTTGGTGTGCAAGTCTCTCCGGCCAAGGCTAGGGATACACCTTATAGAGAGTAGTCAGCTAGCCCTGATATATGGGGTGGATGAGGTAGTAGGGACGTACCGACCGGCCCCAGGGATGTGGATAGGTGGAGCGACCCTGACACCCTCCGAGCTTCGTGGCAACTATCCTTGAAGTTGGTGTTAATGGTCTTCGCAATGCTTGTCTATAGTCGTGGTGTGATGTTTCTGCATCTAGTGCTTCCTAATAGCGTTCTATGTCTCCTGTCTACGGTTACGCATATCTCAGCAATTGTGCCAAGCTGCATGGATACTGATACTATAATATTAGTGGTTAAGTCTACACAACAATATAGGGATGGGTGAGCAGGTTATGGAAATAAGCGTTAACAGGCATGGGAAAGGCGATGAAGAGCTACTCCATAAACCCCATGTAAGGGAAGCAATGCTATGGGAACCCCTAAGGGATAGACCTGGCTATGTACGCTGCAGCCTCTGTGCTCGCCGTTGCATCATAGCTCCGGGCCGCTACGGCGTCTGCGGGGTAAGGAAGAATATTAACGGGAAGCTTTACACGCTCGTCTACGGCTTGCTAACAGCAATGAATATTGATCCTATTGAGAAGAAGCCGCTCTACCACTTCGAGCCCGGCAGTGGAGTACTATCAATAAGCACTGTCGGCTGCAACTTCTTCTGCCAGTTCTGCCAGAACTGGGAGATAAGCCAGTCAAGGCTAGAGCGGGGCCTCTACGGTCACTACGTGCCGCCAGATGAGGTTGTGAGGAAAGCCCTAGATTTCGGGGCAGAGGGCATAGCCTACACCTATAACGAGCCAACAATATTCTTCGAGTACATGTACGACGTGGCTAGGCTTGCAAAGAAGCATAACCTCTACAACGTAATGGTTACCAATGGCTACATTACACCCGAGGCCATAAGGATGATAGGCCCCTACATGGACGGAGCGACCGTCGACTTTAAGGGCAGTGGAAACCCAGAGTTCTACCGCAAGTTCATGGCTGTACCCGACCCATCCCCAATCTACGACGCATTGCTGGAGATGAAGAAGCAAGGATGGTGGATAGAGATAACAAACCTGGTAGTCCCCAAGTATGGCGATAGGGAGGAGGATCTTCGGAGGCTTGCGAGATGGATAGTCGAGAATCTCGGGCCAGACATACCATTCCACCTGCTACGATTCCACCCAGACTACAGACTACTCAACCTACCACCAACACCGGTTGAGACCCTAGAAAAGTTGGCAAAGATAGCCAAGGAGGAGGGCTTACACTACGTCTACATAGGCAACGTGTGGGGTCATCCCCTAGAGAACACGTATTGCCCCAAGTGCAATTATGCCGTGGTAGAGAGAAGAGGCTTCACCATAATAGCATGGCGTCTCACAAAGGACAATCAGTGCCCAAAGTGCGGTCACCGAATAGCGATACGAGGAAAATTCCATGGTGGTGGAGGTGTAATACTACCACTAATGGTGTACTAGCTCATTGCTAGGCAAGTTGTTGTTCCGGCCTACAACATAGGTGGCACACCTAGATGAAAGCCTCCTGGAGCAACATTAGGGAATACCATATAGCTCCACTTTACTTCGCA
This DNA window, taken from Hyperthermus butylicus DSM 5456, encodes the following:
- the fbp gene encoding fructose-1,6-bisphosphate aldolase/phosphatase, with product MGEERRVTISVIKADIGSIAGHHKVHPDTIAAATRVLAEAKRKGTIIDFYVTHVGDDLQLIMTHRKGVDSPEIHGLAWEAFKKAAEVAKELGLYAAGQDLLSDAFSGNVRGLGPGVAEMEFVERPSEPIVVFMADKTEPGAFNLPLYRIFADPFNTAGLVIDPRMHDGFKFEVLDVLEGKYVVLNAPEELYDLLALIGTPSRYVIKRIYRKRDNEIAAVVSVERLNLIAGRYVGKDDPVAIVRAQSGFPAVGEILEPFSFPHLVAGWMRGSHWGPLMPVSLRDAKCTRFDGPPRIVALGFQVTKGKLIGPVDLFDDPAFDEARRLAQQIADYMRRHGPFMPHRLGPEEMEYTTLPQVLEKLKNRFAEAKDYEKYIKPKIKKSELLTGEETHD
- a CDS encoding phosphoribosyltransferase; this encodes MAGETCTPRAYEPSGDRVVYCSELSWKQPVFRDRIHAGEVLAEFIHAIGVRTDYVFGLAAGGVPVAATTACKLGVAFDAIVVKKITFPWTSEAGFGAVALDGTLLYDEDVAGRLGYSKEDVKIIARKLSNYIEERTRRIRGSTNYPSLNGMTVLLVDDGIATGYTMAVGVQFLRKLGASRVIAAAPTGSIDGSLMVSKYTELVAVANLRSGPYFAVADAYLEWHDVSDDEAQYYYRVGLECQRQGSS
- the amrS gene encoding AmmeMemoRadiSam system radical SAM enzyme — translated: MEISVNRHGKGDEELLHKPHVREAMLWEPLRDRPGYVRCSLCARRCIIAPGRYGVCGVRKNINGKLYTLVYGLLTAMNIDPIEKKPLYHFEPGSGVLSISTVGCNFFCQFCQNWEISQSRLERGLYGHYVPPDEVVRKALDFGAEGIAYTYNEPTIFFEYMYDVARLAKKHNLYNVMVTNGYITPEAIRMIGPYMDGATVDFKGSGNPEFYRKFMAVPDPSPIYDALLEMKKQGWWIEITNLVVPKYGDREEDLRRLARWIVENLGPDIPFHLLRFHPDYRLLNLPPTPVETLEKLAKIAKEEGLHYVYIGNVWGHPLENTYCPKCNYAVVERRGFTIIAWRLTKDNQCPKCGHRIAIRGKFHGGGGVILPLMVY
- a CDS encoding ribosome biogenesis/translation initiation ATPase RLI, producing MARIAVIDYELCKPSKCHRECIAFCPVNLTGGKAIEFDEARRKPVIYEETCVGCGICVKKCPFKAISIVNLPDELEKSVIHRYGRNGFKLYGLPVPREGRILGIIGKNGTGKSTALRILSGELRPNLGQVDGTTPSWDEVIRRFRGTELQNYFKKLAEGSIKAAHKIQYIDLVPRRVKGTVRQLLEKADERGIWRELVKELGLEKVLDRDIRQLSGGELQRFMVAAVLSKDATLYLFDEPSSYLDVRERVRVARTIRSYAPNNSYLVVVEHDIAMLDYLSDYVVIMYGEPGVYGIASKPYGVRAGINHFLRGYLPAENMRIRSEPIRYTITATPSETTLSLKTYISWSKLTVSLNGFQLRVEEGELHEGEVLGVVGPNGIGKTTFVRVLAGELKPTEGSVSKPAGTLKVSYKPQYVSPSLFGEDKTVEEVLAEANKSVLAPGSWLNVEILRRMRLDRLLDRRVGELSGGELQKLAVAVALAREADIYLLDEPSAYLDVEERLAVAKIIKRLTEARGAAAIVVEHDIAVQDYIASRIMVFTGTPGVEGHAHQPASLFDGMNTFLKELGITIRKDPETGRPRINKEGSFLDRLQKRLGKYYYIPRPGEEEKEGEE
- a CDS encoding carboxymuconolactone decarboxylase family protein, translating into MVLHVREALRSGAKPEEVREAGWVAVLMCGGPCFAYLKVLEEALDSLAKS
- the cgi121 gene encoding KEOPS complex subunit Cgi121, which translates into the protein MRQGIRLQQLVPGLGRISLLLLCTRTDEELEKLADSLEADRKCIVGIIPVSLASRHSLKEVLAATIAVYAAYARGKNIARKPGIDVLLYLAGERNISKVLQNYPLRYGEPTVLAVACKNPESLDLLARKAKPATSCSLRRETEPLMLAKIAVFPVEAKVYKLQA
- the hisC gene encoding histidinol-phosphate transaminase, with amino-acid sequence MTVRIKQWLENVGGGGKSYRDYSGVIARLDLNEPPFPPSTRVIEAVKAEVFNVNRYPEPGLIRRLVERLAEYSDVDVDNLVIGTGADLILQQTFNTVVEPGSLVVYPYPAFFVYDKIIGLLGGKPARIDLVDDGDVWKLPLEKLVSALESNDVRLVVIDNPNNPTGSLLLADTAAARRILDAASAIGALVVIDEAYYEFSGVTFAKLVDSYDNLVVVRTMSKAFALAGMRIGYAIASRKIAGILRKLLPPFPPRLSIVAALAALDDIGYSRKLVEWVKHEREWLRIELASIPGVKVYRSTTNFLLVQTPVENVVAKLSEKGVAVRSVPLGSEWMRISVGLHEENQAALEALRGLVVGDTRQASQA
- a CDS encoding YbhB/YbcL family Raf kinase inhibitor-like protein, giving the protein MILFRRKHRDYLVRVGAEFSLLSPAFGDGERIPVKYTCDGDDVSPPLEWSGQPGSAASYLLIVYDPDAPLGTFIHWVLYDIPGQVTALPEGVPRDPVIEGLGIQGRNDFGGIGYGGPCPPSGDKPHRYIFALHALSVESLELKPGATAAEVLERARQYVVGYAVLVGTYSR
- a CDS encoding phosphoribosyltransferase, whose amino-acid sequence is MEGLTGIPHPQPTRFKPVSWREVEEGCAHIAEKILATNLNVDVIVGILRGGWIPARLLSDYLGVDTMGALEVKFYRGVGETAEKPVITQPLIVNVRDKVVLVVDDVSDTGKTLTVAVNFLMHYGPRKIVTATLYVKPWSMYRPDFYHSETDAWIIFPWDKAETVVELVAKRGLSIEEVSKITGESIDFIRRIFETRNKASTTSSRAGQD